The genomic DNA GCAGAAAAATAGACATAGATATTCTACAGAAAAACATAGTAAAGGGATTAGCTGAACAATTTAATGTTGAGTTTGTGGAGGGAGATTTGACTGATTATGAGAAGCAATTAGTTAAAGAACTATATGAAAAATACAAGAATGAAGAGTATAATAAAAAGCGTTAACTTTAATTGACTTTACATAAATTAAAGTGATATACTTAAGGTATAATAATATACAAAAACTGAAATCATGAAGGTTTCTTTGGTTTATTGAAATACCTAAGGGAATCTTTTTTTGATTTTTAATAAAAATCATATTAGGAGGAGATTTATATGTGTGAATCATCAGCTTTCATTTGTAAAAGTAATAATGAGTTAGAAAAGGTTATGGAAAATGTGGTTAATATAGACCCTTGTGATGGAAAGATTTATTTAACGGATTTATTAGGAGAGCAAAAGATAATAGATGGGATAATTAAAGAAATAAGATTGATGGACCATAAGATAATAATACAAGAAAATTAATTAATAGGGGAATTTCATATGATAATAGCAGTGATAGATGGAATGGGTGGAGGTATTGGAGCCCAGATAGTTTCTTCTTTGAGAGAAGAGTTACCTACATATGTAGAAATTTATGCACTAGGGACTAATTCTATAGCAACTAGTTCTATGATGAAAGCTCATGCTAATAAAGGAGCTACAGGGGAAAATGCTATAGTAGTATCAGCTAAAAAAGCAAATATAATAGTTGCACCTATTTCTGTAATAATACCTAATTCTATGATGGGAGAAGTTACTTGTAATATAAGTGAAGCTATTGCAGACAGTGAGGCACTTAAGATACTTTTACCTATTATGCCAGAAAATGTGGAGTTAGTTGGATTAGAAGGTAAACCATTAGCACTACTTGTAAAAGATTCTGTAAACCTTATAAAAAAAGAGTTTAATATAAAATAACAGGGGGAATAACTAATGATTTTTGATAAAGAGATTGTAAGATATCATCATGGACATCATGACCATGACCACTGCCACGAACATACTCATGGAGATATATGTCATGAACATCCACATGACCATGCTCACGACCACGACCACGAACATAGTCATGAGGAATCATCAGAGTCTAAGGATGAAAAAACTTTAAAAATACTTTTAGTACATTGGATAAATCACAATGAAACTCATGAAGAAGGATTTAGAGAGTGGGTTGAAAAGGCTAGAGCTATTGGAAAAGAAGAAACAGCAAAGAGTATTGAAAAGGCTATAGAGTATATGGAAGAAGCTAATAAAATGTTGTTAGAGGCTAAAAAACATATGTAAATATAATTAATCGCTTATACGTTTGATATAAGCGATTTTTATATTTTGTGATGTTTAATTATTAAAAATTTTATCTAAGGGGTTGTCTAAAGATGGATATAAGCCTCCCTTTCATTGTTGAAATGATAAAAATATATCTAATTTCATGTAAAAAAGAGTATCTCATGAACTAAAAAGTTTATTTTGAGGTATTTTCTGTAATATACTTTAATGAGTAAATTTTATTACAAGATTGGATTATTTAATGTTAAATAATTATATATTCTTTAAATACTGCAAAAGCCTCATCAAGCAATTTGAGTTATTTTATGTTAAGTAATTATATATTGAGTATTACTATTTAAAGATAGTATTAATGTTAAGTTAAAAAATAATATTAATGTTAAGTTAAAAAATAATATTAATGTTAAGTTGAAAATAGTACTAATGATAAGATACTTAAAAGGCAGTTTAAAATTACTCTAATATTAGATATAATAAAAATTAGCATGATTAAAAATATTATTTTGAAGTTAAAAGATTTATGCATTTATATTAGATTTTTTCTTTAAAAAAGGAGTGAATTATTTATGAAAGATGGTCATATACATTCACCTTATTGTCCTCATGGAAGTAAGGATGATTTTGAAAAATATGTACAAAGAGCAATGGATGTTGGAATAACAGAAATGACATTTACAGAACATTTTCCGTATGCAAATGGATTTAGAGACCCTGCTCCTGAAAATGATAGTTGTATGAGTATTGAAGATTTACCAAAGTATTTTAATGATGTCAAGAAGTTGAAAGAAAAGTATGAGGGTAAAATCAAGATAAATGTTGGGTCGGAAGTGGATTTTATAGAAGGATACGAAGAAGGGATAAAGGAGAATTTAAATAAATATGGAAAGGAATTAGAGGATTCTCTTTTATCAGTACATATAATTAAGATTGATGATGATTATTATTGTGTAGATTACAGTGTAGAGGAGTTTCAAAATTTAATCGACAAATTAGGAAGTATTGAAGCTGTTTATAATAAGTATTATGAAACATTGATAAAAGCTGTAAATTCAGATTTAGGTATACATAAACCAAAAAGAATAGGTCATTTAAATTTAGTTAGAAAGTTTAATCAGGTATTTCCATACGATTATAAAGGAAATACAATTCTTGAAGAGTTAATAAAGTTAATTAAAGAAAAAGGTTATGAACTTGATTATAATGTTTCTGGAAATAGAAAAGAGTACTGCAAAGAGCCTTATATAGATGGATACTTATTAGAGTTGGTAAAAAAATACGATATTCCATTAGTTTTAGGTTCTGATTCTCACTGTGCAGAGGAAATAAATAAATACGATATTATTTAGATATATTCACACAAAAGACTGTAGATAAGTTTGTATAAAATAAATTTATGTACAGTCTTTTGTAAATTTATATGATTGAAAATAGTAATAGAACTTAAATAAAATAATAATAAGTTCTAAGTAAAATAACAATAGAATCTAAATAAAATAATAATAAAATTCAATAGAATAATAGGACTTAGGATTAATCTATCTTATTTATATAAACATTCTTATATAAGATTGTAGATAAGCTTGTATTTACACAAATCTATAGACCTTCTCTATTATATTGACTTAGTAATTATAAATACTATTTTGCGTTTAAAGTTATTATTTCATAAGTTTATCGTTTTCCATTATTATAGGGTCAGGTAATTCAATTTCACCTTCTGACATCTTCAATCTATTAAACATATAATTTTTTACATCTTCTTTATTTTTAAATTTAGTAACTTGATAAGGTGATGTAACACCATATTTTTCTAAAAATAGAATGCCATTTTTAGTTTTAATGCATATGCCTGTATGACCTATAAATACGTTTTTAGTTTCTGGATAACGAAGAAATCCATTTATAATAGATATATTTTTATTATTTTTAAAAGATATTTTTCTTTTTTTCCATTCATTTTTTATTTGTTCTGAAATTTTGATTGTATCATCTGTATCTTTAGCTGGTATTGCAGAAAAGAAGTTGATAAATTTTTCTACATCTTTGGTGCTAAATTTAGCATCTTTATTATTCATTATAGTGTCCAAGTCGACATTCAAGTCAATAGAGTCTCCAGTAAATTTCTTATTTGAATTTATAAAATCTTTAAAAAGTCTAAAAGCAGTTATTCTACAATTTACATCCATATAATCAGGGAATTTTTTCACCCAATTATCTTGCAATTTTTCTAGGTTATATGGAACTTGTTTTGCATTGATTGAAGAATATCCAGATTTAGATATATTTATATTATTTTGAAGTATTTTAACTTGCAATTTATTATAATTGTTGACTGCTTTAATAAATGTATCTATGTCTTTTTCATTAATTTTATTTTCTTTTAGGATTTCCTTTACACTATTTTGAGTTTTTTTATCTATCATATTAGAATATATCAATTTATTATTATTATTATATTTAATATTTGAATATGCAAATATCGTAAGTATACTTGATAGTACTAAGACAACAGACAATATCATTATTATTAATCTTTTTTTCATATTTAGTTCTCCTTTTTAAATTTATTGTGTCGACATATTTATAGTATATAGTACCTTTAAATTTACCTTCAATATGTTTTTAATTACAAAACTGTTGTAAAAAATATAACTTTATTTAAAACTTTTTTTTAATATGTAAATATATATACTAATAGGGGGTACTTATTTTTAGAATATTCAGTAAAATGATTTTGATATACTCTCTATATTTTGTATGTTAAAAGTAAATAAATTATTGTTAAAGAAGGTAAAGACTTTTAAATTTCTTATCATAGGATTTTAAGTAAATAAGAAGGATTGGAGTAATTAAAAATTTTTATTTTGCAAAAATAAGTATTTATTTATATGGATAAATTTGATTTTAAATCTATAAATATAGATAAAATCTAATTATTTAACTTCAACTATTCCTCAAAAAAGCAACTTTTAAGGAATAGTTGAAGCAAAAAGTTTGGTTACATAATAGTAATTTTAGTTACAAGAATGAAACTGTAAAACTTAGGATTTTCTTTATATAATTTCATTGAGAACATTTAATTTAGGAGGTAAGATATGAAAGTAAAAAAATTTAAAAGTGGTATAGTAATGGCATTAACAGTAATGGCAATTGGAGCATCATTGACAAATGTATCAGCTATGGAATTAAACAAGAGTAAAGAGTTTGAAACTAAATACAATGAAATGAAGAGGGATTTTCAAGAGGAATATGGAAAAGAAGACAAATTTAATATAACATTGGATGATGAATTTACAAAAGAAGAAGTAAATGGAGCTAAAGGGATTATAAAGACAACTAATAAAATGAATAATGAGGTTGTAGTATTAAATTATTTTGATGAAATGAAATCTGGAATTGAATTTGAGTTGAAGCCAAAAGCAGAAAAAAATGCAATTTTGAGAGATGAATTTCAACAAGGTTATGGAAAGGAAGATAAATTCAAAGTTGTGCTAGATGATGAATTTACAAAAGAAGAGGTAAATGGAGCTAAGGGCATTATAAAGACTACAGATAAAGAGACAGGTGAGGTTATCGTATATAATTACTTTGATGAGCTTGAAAAATAATGCTTAAAGATTACTTTGATTGAATGAAAAGGTAATTGTGTTGAGAATATTAAATGACTGAATAAAAACAGTTGTATCAAAAACAAACAATAATAGAATGTAAGAATGATTGTGTCGAAAATATAAAATGACTGAATAAAAAACGATTGCGTCAAAAATAAACAATAATAGAATGTAAGAATAATTATGTCGAAAATATAAAATGACTGAATAAAAACAGTTGTATCAAAACAAACAATAATAGAATGTAAAAATGATTGTGTCGAAAGTATTAAATGACTGAATAAAAAACGATTGCGTCAAAAATAAACAATAATAGAATGTAAGAATAATTGTGTCAAGAATATTAAATGACTGAATAAAAACAGTTGTATCAAAAACAAACAATAATAGAATGTAAGAATGATTGTGTTGAAAATATTAAATGACTGAATAAAAAACGATTGTGTCAAAAACAAAAAATAATTAAGTGTAAGAATGATTGTATCAAGAATATAAAATGATTCAACAAAAAACGATTGTGTCAAAAATAAAAAATAATTAAGTGTAAGAATGATTGTATCAAGAATATAAAATGACTGAATAAAAAACGATTGCGTCAAAAATAAAAAACAATTAAATGTAAGAATAATTATGTCAAAAATATAAAATAAATTAAAAGAAAAAGATTATATTGAAGGAAAAAGATTTGAAATAGGGGTGAACTTTACATATTATAGTTCACCCTTATACAAAAATATAAAATATAATTTATTATAGGAAAATTTAAAAAAATCAGTCTATTTAATTTATACTGATATATTGTAGGATTTTACAAACAAACTGTTATATAACTTTTTTTATCTCCAATTTTGATTTTAAGATATCTAAGAATTTATAACAATCTTCTGGATATATTTCTCCCATATTTGCTACTTGGAATATGTTAGCATCTAGGAATTTGCCTTTTCCTGGATAGACAACATAGCCACTTTCCCTTTCTAGCCCTAATATAAACTCATTTACATTGATTTCTTTAGGTAGAAATACAGATGTTACTGTATTAGACATATACTTATCTGGAAGTAAAAATGTTAGACCCAATTCTTCCATACCATTCCTTAAAATAGCAGAACATTCTTTGTATCTTTCTATTTTACTGTCATCTTCCAAAAACTCAGTTAAAGCTTCATTAAGGGCAAATATTAAAGTAACATTAGGTGTATTTGGTGTTTGAGAAGATGATTTAGCAACTTTATAGTGTTTATAAAGATTAAGATACACATTCTTACATTGATTTTCTTTAATATTTTGTAAAATACTCTCTTTAGCACAAAGGTATGCAGAACCTGGAAATGCTCCAAGAGCTTTACCACCAACACCTGTTATTATATCTATTAAGTCAGAGTTTAGGTATATTTGTTAATGTATGTATATTTATCAAATAATATTATAAGTGTTATGCAAGATAATTTTACCATATTTAAAACTTACATTTAAGCAAAAAAGTAAAAATAGATGTTTAATAATTCAAAATAACTCAAATTTTATAAAACAATTGACTAAAATATGATTTTATTATATAATTTACTAGTATAGAGATATGGAGAAGTACTCAAGTGGCTCAAGAGGATCCCCTGCTAAGGGATTAGGCTGGGTAACCGGTGCGAGGGTTCGAATCCCTCCTTCTCCGCCAATTATTAAAGGCTATTTTTATTAAAGATAGTCTTTTTATAATGTCATAAATGATTAGATATGTATAACTAAAGAAAGGAGGGAATAGATGACAACTTTAATTTTTTTCATAGTGGGGATAGCATCTTTGGTAGTTGCTTTTGTTATTGATGGGGGACATGTTGGAGCATTATTTGTATTTTCATCAGCACTTGTTGTGTTTGGTGGAACTATAGGAGCTGTTGGAGCTTCGACTCCATTCCCTGTGTTTAAAAAGTCTATAAAGATAATGTTATTAGCTTTTAAAAATAAAAAGCCTAATAACATAGAAAATATAATCTATTTCAAAGAAATTGCAACAAAGGCTAGGAAAGAGGGGCTTCTTAGTATTGACAAAGAAATAAGTGAGAATGATGAATTAGACCCTTTTATTAGAAAAGGGCTTGAACTTATGGTAGATGGAGTGGATGCAGTTACTATAAGAAATATATTGGAATCACAGATACAGATAACATCAAAACGACATAAAGAAGGAATAGCAATTTTTGATTCAGCAGGTGGATATGCACCTACACTGGGGATAATAGGTACAGTTATGGGATTAGTACATATTTTAGGTAATCTTTCAAGTAATCCAGATGCATTAGGACCTCAAATTTCTGTTGCATTTTTGGCTACTTTGTATGGTGTTGGTTCTGCCAATTTAATATGGTTACCAATAGCATCAAAACTTAAGGCTATAAATCAACAAGAAGTAAGTGAAAGA from Clostridioides difficile ATCC 9689 = DSM 1296 includes the following:
- a CDS encoding aminotransferase, giving the protein MYLNLYKHYKVAKSSSQTPNTPNVTLIFALNEALTEFLEDDSKIERYKECSAILRNGMEELGLTFLLPDKYMSNTVTSVFLPKEINVNEFILGLERESGYVVYPGKGKFLDANIFQVANMGEIYPEDCYKFLDILKSKLEIKKVI
- the hisJ gene encoding histidinol-phosphatase HisJ; this encodes MKDGHIHSPYCPHGSKDDFEKYVQRAMDVGITEMTFTEHFPYANGFRDPAPENDSCMSIEDLPKYFNDVKKLKEKYEGKIKINVGSEVDFIEGYEEGIKENLNKYGKELEDSLLSVHIIKIDDDYYCVDYSVEEFQNLIDKLGSIEAVYNKYYETLIKAVNSDLGIHKPKRIGHLNLVRKFNQVFPYDYKGNTILEELIKLIKEKGYELDYNVSGNRKEYCKEPYIDGYLLELVKKYDIPLVLGSDSHCAEEINKYDII
- a CDS encoding DUF3842 family protein, whose translation is MIIAVIDGMGGGIGAQIVSSLREELPTYVEIYALGTNSIATSSMMKAHANKGATGENAIVVSAKKANIIVAPISVIIPNSMMGEVTCNISEAIADSEALKILLPIMPENVELVGLEGKPLALLVKDSVNLIKKEFNIK
- a CDS encoding DUF4300 family protein, which produces MKKRLIIMILSVVLVLSSILTIFAYSNIKYNNNNKLIYSNMIDKKTQNSVKEILKENKINEKDIDTFIKAVNNYNKLQVKILQNNINISKSGYSSINAKQVPYNLEKLQDNWVKKFPDYMDVNCRITAFRLFKDFINSNKKFTGDSIDLNVDLDTIMNNKDAKFSTKDVEKFINFFSAIPAKDTDDTIKISEQIKNEWKKRKISFKNNKNISIINGFLRYPETKNVFIGHTGICIKTKNGILFLEKYGVTSPYQVTKFKNKEDVKNYMFNRLKMSEGEIELPDPIIMENDKLMK
- a CDS encoding CooT family nickel-binding protein, with amino-acid sequence MCESSAFICKSNNELEKVMENVVNIDPCDGKIYLTDLLGEQKIIDGIIKEIRLMDHKIIIQEN
- a CDS encoding flagellar motor protein; this encodes MTTLIFFIVGIASLVVAFVIDGGHVGALFVFSSALVVFGGTIGAVGASTPFPVFKKSIKIMLLAFKNKKPNNIENIIYFKEIATKARKEGLLSIDKEISENDELDPFIRKGLELMVDGVDAVTIRNILESQIQITSKRHKEGIAIFDSAGGYAPTLGIIGTVMGLVHILGNLSSNPDALGPQISVAFLATLYGVGSANLIWLPIASKLKAINQQEVSERLLVIEAILSILEGDNSNLMTEKLKIFLNSKELIELEEIGGRAE